The genomic interval ATGGTGCGGCCACCATATTCGATGGTGTATTGTGCCTGAGCAGCCGTGCTCGCCAAAAGAAAAGCAGCCAACGCCAACAGCTTCTTCATTTCCGTCTCCTGAGGTGGTCCCTGCATCGACGCTTACGCTTCGGCCCCGTTGCGTAGCGTGATCTAGATCACTTTCAAGCTATGAGTCGTCCTCCAGTCGCTTCTGGTTCAATGCCATGCAAGTCGGTCCAGAGTTTGACCGACTCGCCGAACGCATCACGGTGTCGCGCAGGACCTGGAGCCTCTTCCGTTCCGATGGAATCGGAACGGGGCTCCAGATTTTTCTTTCGACGTGTTTTCTTGACGCGCCGGTAGCCACTTCGCTCGAAAACGCTTTAGTCGAACCAGGCGGCGTAGATCTTCCCAAAACTGCCGTCCTCCATGGAGACATGGAGCCATTGGTCGACGAAGGCTTTCAACGCGACATCGCGCTGCAGCCAATAGGCCTTCTCCGAAAAGTCGAACGGCTTGTCCGGATGCACCGCGCAGAGCACGCCCGGATGCTGCTTCTGCTGGAAGCGGGTCTCGGAGGCGTCCGTCATCATCAGGTCGGCATTGCCCTTGGCGATCTCGTCGAAGATCACGGTGTTGTCCGGGAAGACGTTGATCTCGGCATCTTTGATATTGGCGCGGGCAAAGCGCTCGTTGGTGCCACCGGGATTGACGATGACACGCGTGCCCTTCTTGTCGATGTCGGCGAGCGTCTGGTACTTGCCGACGTCGGCGCAGCGCGCGATCGGCGTCTTGCCCTCGCGCATGATGGGCGTGGAGAACAGGCCCTTCTTCTGGCGGTCGAAGGTGATCGAGACGCCGCCCATGGCGATGTCGAACTGATCGGCCTCAAAATCCTTCATCAGCTTCGGCCAGGCGGTCTGCACGTACTCGACCTTGACGCCGAGCGCCTTGCCGAGCGCTTCCGCCATGTCGACGTCAAAACCGGTGAATTTTTGCGTCGTCTTGTCGAGAGAGGTGAAGGGCTTGTAGTCGCCGGTCATGCCGACACGCAAGGTACCGCGCTTGACGATGTCGTCGAGGCGCGAGCCGGGTGCGCTCTGTTGCGCATGCACCGCCGAGCACATCAGGAAAGCCGCGACCAGGCCTGCAAACATTCGAACGATCATGTCTTTTCCACCCCTGTCTGAACTGTCATCTTGTTCTTGGGCTGCGGATTTAGACCAGTTGTCCGCTTCAGGCGAGAAGGAATTGGAGATTGACGATATCGATCCACGAGGCGTCGGCCGGCCTATTCGTGCCGTTCCTGCGCAATCTGTCCGGGCTGCTTGACCAGGCCAAAGCTTACGCCGAAGCGCGCAAGATCGATCCGGCCGTGCTGCTCGGTCTGCGGCTCTATCCGAATATGTACGATCTGGGGCAACAGGTCGGCGAGGCTATCAGGCACGCGGTGGTCGGCTCGGCCCTGCTGGCCGGGCGCGAGCCGCTCGCCTTCTCCGATTCGAAGCCTGATCTGGCTGAATTGAAGTCGCGCATCGCCGCGGCGATCGCATTCATCGAAGGCCTGCCGCGCGCGGAGATCGATGCAGCCGCCGACAAGGACGTCGCATTCCGCTTGAAGAGCGGGATGGAGCTGCCGTTCACCGGGCGGACGCTGCTTCTGACCTTCAGCGTCCCGCAATTCTTCTTTCACCTCACGACGGCGTACGACATCCTGCGCCACGCAGGCGTCGATCTCGTGAAGCGCGACTTTCTCGGGCGGCGCTAAGCTTCGCCCTTGCGGACGAAGTCGGCGAGCGCGCCG from Bradyrhizobium arachidis carries:
- a CDS encoding transporter substrate-binding domain-containing protein; the encoded protein is MIVRMFAGLVAAFLMCSAVHAQQSAPGSRLDDIVKRGTLRVGMTGDYKPFTSLDKTTQKFTGFDVDMAEALGKALGVKVEYVQTAWPKLMKDFEADQFDIAMGGVSITFDRQKKGLFSTPIMREGKTPIARCADVGKYQTLADIDKKGTRVIVNPGGTNERFARANIKDAEINVFPDNTVIFDEIAKGNADLMMTDASETRFQQKQHPGVLCAVHPDKPFDFSEKAYWLQRDVALKAFVDQWLHVSMEDGSFGKIYAAWFD
- a CDS encoding DUF1993 family protein, which encodes MHEASAGLFVPFLRNLSGLLDQAKAYAEARKIDPAVLLGLRLYPNMYDLGQQVGEAIRHAVVGSALLAGREPLAFSDSKPDLAELKSRIAAAIAFIEGLPRAEIDAAADKDVAFRLKSGMELPFTGRTLLLTFSVPQFFFHLTTAYDILRHAGVDLVKRDFLGRR